A portion of the Edaphobacter lichenicola genome contains these proteins:
- a CDS encoding CoA-acylating methylmalonate-semialdehyde dehydrogenase, whose amino-acid sequence MSATSTLTQPLPSDRQLREVHHWVNGQTLAGKSGRYGDVFNPATGEVQARVALATAAEVDAAVTAAATAFPAWSAQPALRRARVLFRFREIFERRLDEVAAILTSEHGKVFSDAKGEATRGLEVVEFATGIPQLLKGEYSEQVGSDIDSWSMRQPLGVVAGITPFNFPAMVPMWMFPIALACGNTFVLKPSERDPSASLLLAEMLKEAGLPDGVFNVVHGDKVAVDALLAHPTIQAISFVGSTPIAEYVYREGTKHGKRVQALGGAKNHMIVMPDADLDQAADALVGAAYGSAGERCMAISVAVTVGSATADALVGKIEQRIQNLQMGDGMKEGAELGPLVTKAHLDRVTSYVQHGESEGAQLVVDGRKHALTNNKGFFLGACLFDHVKPEMKIYREEIFGPVLGIVRANNFETALQLINEHEYGNGTSIFTRDGDTARDFAHRVQAGMVGVNVPIPVPMAFHSFGGWKRSLFGDHSVHGPEGVRFYTRLKTVTSRWPTGIRKGVDTSMPTLG is encoded by the coding sequence ATGTCCGCGACATCTACTCTCACCCAGCCCCTCCCCTCCGACCGGCAGCTCCGCGAAGTCCACCACTGGGTCAACGGCCAGACACTCGCAGGCAAATCAGGCCGATACGGCGACGTCTTCAACCCCGCCACTGGCGAGGTGCAGGCAAGGGTCGCATTGGCAACCGCTGCAGAAGTCGATGCGGCAGTAACCGCGGCAGCCACAGCATTCCCAGCCTGGTCCGCACAGCCGGCCTTGCGCAGAGCTCGAGTCCTCTTCCGCTTCCGCGAGATCTTCGAGCGCCGTCTCGACGAGGTCGCAGCGATCCTCACCAGCGAGCACGGCAAAGTCTTCTCCGACGCAAAGGGCGAAGCCACACGCGGCCTCGAAGTCGTCGAGTTCGCCACCGGCATCCCGCAACTTCTCAAAGGCGAATACAGCGAACAGGTTGGCTCCGACATCGACAGTTGGTCCATGCGCCAGCCTCTTGGGGTCGTAGCGGGAATAACTCCATTCAACTTCCCGGCCATGGTGCCCATGTGGATGTTCCCCATCGCCCTCGCCTGCGGCAACACCTTCGTCCTCAAGCCCAGCGAGCGCGACCCAAGCGCCTCACTCCTCCTCGCCGAGATGCTCAAAGAAGCCGGTCTCCCCGACGGCGTCTTCAACGTAGTCCACGGCGACAAAGTCGCAGTCGACGCACTTTTAGCCCATCCAACCATCCAGGCCATCAGCTTCGTCGGTTCGACACCCATCGCCGAGTACGTCTACCGCGAAGGAACGAAGCACGGCAAGCGCGTTCAGGCCCTAGGCGGAGCGAAGAACCACATGATCGTCATGCCGGATGCCGACCTCGATCAGGCCGCTGACGCTCTCGTCGGCGCAGCCTACGGCTCAGCAGGCGAGCGATGCATGGCCATTTCGGTAGCGGTAACGGTCGGCAGCGCAACCGCCGACGCTTTAGTGGGCAAGATCGAACAGCGCATCCAAAATCTTCAGATGGGCGACGGCATGAAGGAAGGTGCCGAACTAGGCCCACTGGTCACAAAAGCCCATCTTGATCGCGTCACCAGCTACGTTCAACATGGCGAATCGGAGGGTGCCCAACTAGTCGTTGACGGACGCAAACACGCCCTGACCAACAACAAGGGCTTCTTCCTCGGCGCCTGCCTCTTCGATCACGTCAAGCCGGAGATGAAGATCTACCGTGAAGAGATCTTCGGACCCGTTCTCGGCATCGTCCGCGCAAACAACTTCGAAACCGCTCTGCAGTTGATCAACGAACACGAGTACGGCAACGGAACCTCCATCTTCACCCGCGATGGCGATACCGCTCGCGACTTCGCTCATCGAGTGCAGGCCGGCATGGTCGGCGTCAACGTTCCCATCCCGGTGCCCATGGCCTTCCACAGCTTCGGCGGATGGAAGCGCTCACTCTTCGGCGATCACTCCGTGCACGGACCGGAGGGGGTCCGCTTCTACACGAGACTCAAGACAGTCACATCCCGCTGGCCCACCGGAATCCGCAAAGGAGTCGACACTTCCATGCCGACTTTAGGCTGA
- a CDS encoding FAD binding domain-containing protein, which produces MNKFAFVDCVTVDEALGQLGEGATIKAGGIDLIDLMKDDIVSPSKLVNIRNVDSLRGITITQDGLRLGPLSTLSEIAAHTQIQKSYTALSDAAGHAATPQVRNMATLGGNIMQRPRCWYFRSTDFDCKKKSGTSDDCHAHTGENQYHAVMNNAVCAMVHPSSTAVPLLAMNAQVELTSKRGKRTVAMTDFYVPPEKSLTNETIVQPGEIITAVFIPTPDPGTRSAYQKYGEKESFDWPLADAGVVLVMEGTRCSKASIVLGVAAPTPIRSSAAEAVLTGKTIDEATARAAAAAAMQAATPLSQNGFKTQLFQTAIYRTVLLAAGQMQRDPSAIG; this is translated from the coding sequence ATGAACAAGTTTGCGTTTGTCGATTGCGTCACTGTCGATGAAGCTCTCGGCCAGCTCGGTGAAGGCGCCACCATTAAAGCAGGTGGTATCGACCTCATCGACCTGATGAAGGACGATATCGTGTCGCCCTCCAAGCTCGTCAATATTCGAAATGTAGACAGCCTGCGCGGTATCACCATCACGCAAGATGGCCTCCGCCTCGGACCTCTCTCCACCCTCAGCGAGATCGCCGCCCACACACAGATTCAGAAGAGCTACACAGCTCTGTCAGATGCTGCCGGTCACGCCGCTACTCCTCAGGTGCGGAACATGGCGACACTCGGCGGCAACATCATGCAGCGTCCACGCTGCTGGTACTTCCGCTCCACCGACTTCGACTGCAAAAAGAAGAGCGGCACCAGCGACGACTGCCACGCCCACACCGGTGAGAACCAGTACCACGCCGTCATGAACAATGCCGTCTGCGCCATGGTCCATCCTTCGTCCACGGCTGTGCCTCTGCTCGCCATGAATGCCCAAGTAGAGCTGACCTCGAAGCGAGGCAAGCGCACGGTAGCGATGACCGACTTCTACGTCCCGCCAGAAAAAAGCCTCACAAACGAAACCATCGTGCAGCCCGGAGAGATCATTACAGCTGTCTTCATTCCGACGCCCGACCCCGGCACTCGCTCCGCCTATCAGAAATACGGTGAGAAGGAGAGCTTCGATTGGCCGCTCGCCGACGCTGGCGTCGTCCTCGTCATGGAAGGCACTCGTTGCAGCAAGGCATCGATCGTGCTCGGCGTCGCCGCTCCCACTCCGATCCGCTCCTCCGCCGCTGAGGCCGTCCTAACCGGCAAAACAATCGATGAAGCGACCGCCCGCGCTGCTGCCGCTGCTGCAATGCAGGCAGCCACACCCCTCTCGCAGAATGGATTCAAGACCCAGCTCTTCCAGACAGCCATCTACCGCACCGTACTGCTCGCAGCCGGGCAGATGCAGCGCGATCCAAGCGCGATAGGCTAA
- a CDS encoding aminotransferase family protein, translated as MSPTDAVELQHPNKSQSLTSQQVVDLTRQHNYGTWRFQKGWNPMHIVDAEGCYIVDGTGKRYLDFSSQLMCSNLGHKNQAVIDAIAKQAQELSYAMPGYATTARAELSQLLVEVLPKGLSKFFFTTSGTEANEAAFKIARMFTGKTKIIARYRSYHGSTAGSIAATGDPRRWAMEPSGKGQGILFGPEVHCYKCPIRHTYPGCGIACADYIEHMIRNESDVAAVLVEPIVGTNGVIVPPDEYMPKLRRICDEYGVLLIADEVMTGWGRTGEWFAMNHWGVVPDILVTAKGITSAYVPLGLCATSEKIAEFFQDHYFAHGHTYEAHPLTLAPAVATIREMQRLGLVERARELAPYVEGKLNELKAKHPSVGDVRGKGLFWAVDLVKNRVTKEPFNTYSDKVSGKPLLVDQIAAKILADGVTIQAWVSHFIVAPPLIVTKEEIDRGVGALDEHLGMADAAVLP; from the coding sequence ATGAGTCCCACAGACGCCGTCGAACTGCAACATCCGAACAAATCACAGAGCCTCACCAGCCAGCAGGTCGTCGACTTGACGCGACAGCACAACTACGGAACATGGCGGTTTCAGAAGGGCTGGAACCCGATGCACATCGTCGATGCGGAGGGGTGCTACATCGTTGATGGTACTGGAAAGCGCTACCTGGACTTTTCCTCACAGCTCATGTGCTCCAATCTTGGCCATAAGAATCAGGCCGTCATCGATGCGATTGCAAAGCAGGCACAGGAGTTGAGCTATGCGATGCCAGGCTATGCGACGACGGCGCGTGCTGAACTGTCGCAGCTTCTGGTGGAGGTACTTCCGAAGGGCTTGAGTAAGTTTTTCTTTACCACCTCCGGCACAGAGGCCAACGAAGCTGCGTTCAAGATTGCTCGGATGTTTACCGGGAAGACAAAGATTATCGCTCGGTACCGCTCATATCACGGATCGACGGCTGGTTCAATTGCTGCTACTGGTGATCCGCGCCGGTGGGCGATGGAGCCGAGCGGAAAGGGCCAGGGGATTCTGTTTGGGCCGGAGGTGCATTGCTACAAGTGCCCTATACGGCATACGTATCCGGGGTGTGGCATTGCGTGTGCGGACTATATCGAGCACATGATCCGTAACGAATCGGATGTGGCTGCTGTTCTGGTCGAGCCTATTGTTGGGACGAACGGGGTTATTGTTCCGCCGGATGAGTACATGCCGAAGCTTCGTCGCATCTGTGACGAGTATGGCGTTTTGCTGATCGCTGACGAGGTGATGACGGGATGGGGACGAACTGGCGAGTGGTTTGCGATGAACCACTGGGGAGTTGTTCCGGATATTCTCGTCACCGCTAAGGGCATCACATCGGCCTACGTTCCGCTTGGGCTGTGCGCTACGAGCGAGAAGATTGCGGAGTTCTTTCAGGACCATTACTTCGCTCATGGTCATACTTATGAAGCGCATCCGCTTACGCTTGCTCCGGCGGTGGCGACGATTCGAGAGATGCAGCGTCTTGGGTTGGTGGAGCGGGCTCGGGAGCTGGCGCCTTACGTTGAAGGAAAGTTGAACGAACTGAAGGCAAAACATCCGAGTGTTGGGGATGTTCGTGGGAAGGGGCTGTTCTGGGCGGTCGATCTGGTTAAAAATCGGGTCACGAAGGAGCCGTTCAATACGTACTCCGACAAGGTCTCCGGCAAGCCGTTGCTGGTGGATCAGATCGCCGCAAAGATTCTTGCGGATGGTGTGACGATTCAGGCCTGGGTCTCGCACTTCATCGTTGCGCCACCACTGATCGTGACGAAAGAAGAGATCGATCGCGGAGTTGGTGCTCTCGACGAGCACCTTGGCATGGCCGATGCTGCTGTGTTGCCTTGA
- the ligD gene encoding non-homologous end-joining DNA ligase, giving the protein MAKNQVDDDVEILTVEGHEVRITHPHKLYFSKETQLTKLDLVRYYLAVAPGALVGIRDRPIVLKRFVHGAEGEAFYQKRAPSERPGWIRTVTLSFPSGRTAEELVVDEADGLAWIVNLGCIELHPHPVRSADLEHPNELRVDLDPGPGVGWTDVRRVALEVKSVLEEVGLQGWPKTSGSRGMHVNVRIHPRWSFTEVRRAALALSRAVERRLPDAATSKWWKEERHGVFLDYNQNAKDRTTCSAYSVRPLPDARVSTPLRWEEVPDCEPADFTVLTVPKRFAEIGDPHADMDAAAGSLEGLLELAARDEASGLADAPWPPHFRKMEGEAARVVPSRAKSAGSRAKPAAKTTRTKMPLVVVAHSPDKEAALAGLERWKVKYADVAQLLAVDDVLVDAMRGRSSTWTRIRVNLRNVPEAMRPVEAPDPDDDPTREWRAKRSKK; this is encoded by the coding sequence ATGGCGAAGAATCAGGTCGATGACGATGTAGAGATCCTCACGGTCGAGGGGCATGAAGTTCGAATCACGCATCCGCACAAGCTGTACTTCTCCAAGGAGACCCAGCTCACCAAGCTTGATCTCGTGCGCTACTATCTTGCGGTTGCACCGGGAGCGCTGGTTGGGATTCGCGATCGCCCTATTGTGCTGAAGCGTTTTGTACACGGTGCTGAGGGTGAAGCTTTTTATCAGAAGCGTGCGCCTTCCGAGCGACCTGGGTGGATTCGCACGGTTACGCTTTCGTTTCCGTCGGGACGCACTGCTGAGGAGCTGGTAGTTGATGAAGCCGACGGGCTGGCGTGGATCGTTAACCTCGGCTGCATTGAGTTGCATCCTCATCCGGTGAGGTCTGCCGATCTTGAGCATCCGAATGAGTTGCGCGTCGATCTGGATCCCGGGCCGGGAGTGGGTTGGACAGACGTGCGGCGTGTTGCGCTTGAGGTGAAGTCGGTTCTTGAAGAGGTGGGGCTGCAGGGCTGGCCGAAGACGAGTGGCTCGCGCGGTATGCATGTCAACGTTCGGATACATCCTCGCTGGAGCTTTACGGAGGTGCGACGCGCGGCACTGGCGTTGTCGCGTGCAGTGGAGCGCAGACTGCCCGATGCCGCTACTTCGAAGTGGTGGAAGGAGGAGCGGCACGGCGTGTTTCTGGACTATAACCAGAATGCGAAAGATCGCACGACTTGTTCGGCGTACTCGGTGAGGCCGTTGCCGGATGCTCGTGTGTCTACGCCGCTTCGTTGGGAGGAGGTTCCCGATTGCGAGCCAGCCGATTTTACGGTGCTGACTGTGCCGAAACGTTTTGCTGAGATTGGTGATCCGCACGCCGACATGGATGCTGCAGCGGGCTCGCTTGAAGGTTTGCTGGAGTTAGCCGCTAGAGATGAGGCGTCAGGATTGGCAGATGCGCCGTGGCCGCCGCACTTTCGGAAGATGGAAGGAGAAGCGGCGCGTGTTGTTCCTTCACGGGCTAAATCTGCTGGTTCGCGAGCTAAACCTGCCGCGAAGACCACGCGAACCAAGATGCCGCTTGTGGTGGTGGCTCACTCTCCGGATAAGGAGGCGGCGTTGGCTGGTCTTGAACGGTGGAAGGTGAAGTACGCTGATGTGGCGCAGTTGTTGGCCGTGGATGACGTGCTGGTTGATGCGATGCGTGGGAGGTCGTCTACGTGGACTCGAATTCGAGTGAACTTGCGCAATGTCCCTGAGGCGATGCGGCCGGTGGAGGCTCCTGATCCGGATGATGATCCGACGCGTGAGTGGCGTGCGAAACGGTCGAAGAAGTGA
- a CDS encoding xanthine dehydrogenase family protein molybdopterin-binding subunit: protein MSFDPKPTTAARTDTFVFGIPQNGLQKKERTVPIDEPPPLPANAELTYIGKPTLRYDGPAKAMGKGKYTADINLPGMLYARLIDASIPHGRIISVDTAAAEKLPGVRAIYVIEHVYGVAELRDPKLEAPSRYPVVRYAGQPIAGVAAVSQQVADDAAKLVKIQYDTMPFVVDRSAARADNAPVVFPGPADAAASAGGGGGPKDVPQTGNVHGPERKTVGDVQKGFAEADVIVEGEYFTQVQTHSALETHGFVVDWKPDEVTVYASTQGTSSVRDEFAEVFKLPKSKVRVITEYMGGGFGAKFGAGNEGVVAANLSRKANAPVKLMLDRRQEHIVSNRPDSHQKLKIGAKHDGTLTAIQLTSYGTAGVGTGAGTAGPATNMYKCPNLLTEEYDVFINAGPGAAFRAPGHPQGCFAFEQTIDDLAVKLNMDPLALREKIDASPARKAERQVILERTNWRNRRPAGSDTGPIKRGMGIAQSVWYRFVSMNSSCEVRVSRDGSVELMSAVQDLGTGTKTLLAIIVAEEFGIPPADVVIRIGDTRFPIGPDSGGSVTAGSITPAVRNASYQAKQKLFAAVAPHFSTTADNFTLQNGRIVFKNDPSRSYTLKQITAKLPTAEISAQATRVPEYSKERLTYGGVDYVELAVDTETGRVHIEKVFGAHDCGRPINPTGVISQINGGILQGISYALFEQRIMDRNAGYMLNANLENYKILGAREVPQIDIVLVENYIAQSSTDAAGIGESAGIITLAAAIGNAFYNATGVRMRKIPMTPANVLSALGKIQEVQA, encoded by the coding sequence ATGTCGTTCGACCCGAAGCCAACCACCGCCGCCCGCACCGACACCTTCGTCTTTGGCATCCCCCAAAACGGCCTTCAGAAAAAAGAGCGAACCGTTCCAATCGACGAGCCGCCGCCGCTACCAGCCAACGCCGAACTCACGTACATCGGCAAGCCCACGCTTCGATACGACGGCCCCGCCAAAGCGATGGGCAAAGGCAAGTACACCGCGGACATCAACCTTCCCGGAATGCTCTACGCACGTCTGATCGACGCGTCCATTCCCCACGGGCGCATCATCTCTGTCGACACAGCTGCGGCAGAAAAGCTCCCCGGCGTACGCGCCATCTACGTCATCGAGCACGTCTACGGCGTAGCCGAGCTACGCGATCCCAAGCTGGAAGCACCATCGCGCTATCCAGTCGTCCGCTATGCCGGGCAGCCGATCGCAGGCGTAGCTGCCGTCTCGCAGCAGGTTGCCGACGACGCCGCAAAGCTCGTTAAAATCCAATACGATACCATGCCATTTGTGGTGGATCGCTCCGCGGCTCGCGCCGATAACGCGCCCGTAGTCTTCCCTGGACCGGCGGACGCCGCCGCCAGCGCTGGCGGCGGCGGTGGCCCTAAGGACGTCCCACAGACGGGCAATGTTCACGGGCCCGAACGTAAAACAGTCGGTGACGTTCAAAAAGGTTTTGCAGAAGCCGACGTGATCGTCGAAGGCGAATACTTCACGCAGGTACAGACGCACTCCGCGCTCGAAACCCACGGCTTCGTCGTCGATTGGAAACCAGACGAGGTCACCGTCTACGCCTCAACGCAAGGCACATCCAGCGTTCGCGACGAGTTCGCCGAAGTCTTCAAACTGCCGAAAAGTAAAGTGCGCGTCATCACCGAATACATGGGCGGAGGGTTCGGTGCGAAGTTCGGAGCAGGCAACGAAGGCGTGGTTGCCGCGAATCTATCACGAAAAGCAAACGCTCCAGTAAAGCTCATGCTCGACCGTCGTCAGGAGCACATCGTCTCCAACCGACCGGACTCACATCAAAAATTAAAGATCGGTGCAAAGCACGACGGCACCCTGACTGCAATTCAACTCACCAGCTACGGCACCGCTGGCGTAGGCACAGGAGCCGGAACAGCCGGCCCTGCAACAAACATGTACAAGTGCCCGAACCTCCTCACCGAGGAGTACGACGTCTTCATCAACGCTGGCCCCGGCGCAGCTTTTCGCGCACCCGGCCATCCGCAGGGTTGCTTTGCCTTCGAGCAAACCATCGACGATCTCGCAGTGAAGCTCAACATGGACCCACTCGCTCTCCGCGAGAAGATCGACGCAAGCCCCGCACGAAAAGCCGAGCGTCAGGTCATCCTCGAACGAACCAACTGGCGGAACCGGCGCCCTGCCGGCTCTGACACCGGTCCGATCAAACGCGGCATGGGCATTGCGCAGTCCGTCTGGTATCGCTTCGTCAGTATGAACTCCTCGTGCGAAGTGCGCGTCTCACGCGATGGCTCCGTCGAACTGATGTCCGCAGTCCAGGATCTCGGCACAGGCACCAAAACCCTTCTCGCCATCATCGTTGCAGAGGAGTTCGGCATCCCGCCCGCCGACGTAGTCATTCGCATCGGCGACACGCGTTTTCCAATCGGCCCCGACTCTGGAGGCAGCGTCACCGCCGGTTCCATCACACCTGCGGTACGCAACGCGTCGTACCAGGCGAAGCAAAAACTCTTCGCCGCAGTTGCCCCGCACTTCAGCACCACCGCAGACAACTTCACCCTCCAGAACGGTCGCATCGTCTTCAAGAATGATCCATCGCGCTCGTACACGCTCAAACAGATCACCGCAAAGCTGCCCACCGCAGAGATCTCAGCTCAGGCAACGCGCGTTCCCGAATACTCCAAAGAACGTCTCACCTACGGTGGAGTCGACTACGTCGAACTTGCCGTAGACACCGAGACTGGACGCGTGCACATCGAAAAAGTCTTCGGCGCACACGATTGCGGCCGTCCCATTAACCCCACAGGCGTTATCAGCCAGATCAACGGAGGCATCCTCCAGGGAATCTCCTACGCACTCTTCGAGCAACGCATCATGGACCGCAACGCGGGATACATGCTCAATGCAAACCTCGAAAACTACAAGATCCTCGGTGCCCGCGAGGTGCCGCAGATCGACATCGTCCTCGTCGAAAACTACATCGCCCAAAGTTCCACCGACGCTGCCGGCATTGGCGAATCGGCGGGTATCATCACCCTCGCCGCAGCCATCGGCAACGCGTTCTACAACGCAACCGGAGTACGCATGCGAAAGATTCCGATGACCCCGGCAAACGTACTCAGCGCACTCGGAAAGATCCAGGAGGTGCAGGCATGA
- a CDS encoding ATP-dependent DNA ligase — protein MNLPVNPPVPPMLAKRIDDLPLGDTWLFEPKWDGFRALFFRDGDEILIQSRDQKPLNRYFPELVETLKSQLPQRCVLDGEIVIAGSSGLDFESLQLRIHPAASRVKLLAQESPASIVFFDLLCEGDEDLRNEPFQTRRNKLEAILSAATPPLHVTPATTIRPIASDWFRRFEGAGLDGLIAKSITGSYEPDKRAMLKIKHERDCDCVVAGFRWHKNGDRTALGSLLLGLFDESGELQHVGVCASFTQKKRLELVEYLSPYRKDALTNHPWSRWKGSEADSADGGQRMPGGQSRWSQGKDLSWEPLRPELVVEVAYEHMQGSRFRHMAQFRRWRTDKQPSDCTYAQLEVVAPQELMEIFTKR, from the coding sequence GTGAATCTTCCCGTCAATCCGCCAGTCCCGCCCATGCTCGCCAAGCGAATTGACGATCTGCCGCTTGGCGACACCTGGCTCTTCGAACCCAAGTGGGACGGCTTCCGCGCGCTGTTCTTCCGCGACGGCGACGAAATATTAATCCAAAGCCGCGACCAGAAGCCGCTCAACCGATACTTCCCCGAACTAGTCGAAACCCTGAAATCACAGCTGCCTCAACGCTGCGTCCTCGACGGTGAAATCGTCATCGCCGGGAGTAGCGGCCTCGACTTCGAAAGCCTACAGCTTCGCATCCATCCCGCCGCATCGAGAGTAAAGCTACTCGCGCAAGAGAGTCCCGCATCCATAGTCTTCTTCGATCTTCTCTGCGAAGGCGATGAAGACCTCCGTAATGAGCCCTTCCAAACCCGTCGCAACAAGCTGGAAGCAATCCTGTCCGCGGCAACACCGCCACTCCACGTCACGCCAGCAACAACCATACGACCCATCGCAAGCGACTGGTTCCGCCGATTTGAAGGCGCAGGCCTCGACGGACTCATTGCAAAGTCCATCACAGGCAGCTACGAGCCCGACAAGCGCGCGATGCTAAAGATCAAGCACGAACGCGACTGCGACTGTGTCGTAGCGGGCTTCCGATGGCACAAGAACGGCGACCGCACCGCTCTTGGCTCCTTACTACTAGGCCTCTTCGACGAATCGGGCGAGTTGCAGCACGTCGGCGTCTGCGCCAGCTTCACACAAAAAAAGCGCCTCGAACTAGTCGAATATCTCTCGCCCTACCGCAAGGACGCACTCACCAACCACCCCTGGAGTCGCTGGAAGGGAAGTGAAGCCGACAGCGCCGACGGGGGCCAACGAATGCCAGGCGGCCAAAGCCGATGGAGCCAGGGAAAGGACCTATCCTGGGAACCCCTTCGCCCCGAGCTGGTAGTAGAAGTCGCCTACGAACACATGCAGGGGAGCCGCTTTCGTCACATGGCCCAGTTTCGAAGATGGCGCACCGACAAGCAGCCCAGCGACTGCACCTACGCGCAACTTGAAGTCGTTGCCCCGCAGGAGTTGATGGAGATCTTCACCAAGCGCTAG
- a CDS encoding MliC family protein yields MKTRWRQVLTVVGVLSCSIFAGATDVTIHLNGSQEMSRSTMKYKCDAQGAKMGLPDGVFSVEYLNGAGNSLAIVPVSGNSVIFASVVSGSGARYAAGQYIWWEAGDRGVTFSSDSIAGKMSSSCHRFLQ; encoded by the coding sequence ATGAAGACACGTTGGAGGCAGGTTCTGACGGTGGTTGGTGTTTTGTCTTGCAGTATTTTTGCGGGAGCGACCGATGTGACGATTCACTTGAATGGCTCGCAGGAGATGTCGCGAAGCACGATGAAGTACAAATGCGATGCGCAAGGAGCCAAGATGGGGCTTCCTGATGGAGTGTTTTCGGTCGAGTACTTGAACGGAGCGGGAAACAGTCTTGCGATCGTTCCTGTGAGCGGAAACTCTGTGATCTTTGCTAGTGTTGTTTCTGGCTCTGGCGCACGGTACGCTGCCGGGCAGTACATCTGGTGGGAGGCGGGCGACCGAGGAGTTACCTTTTCGTCCGATTCGATTGCAGGAAAGATGTCGTCTTCGTGTCATCGCTTCCTGCAATGA